In Venenivibrio stagnispumantis, the following are encoded in one genomic region:
- a CDS encoding transposase: protein LWFMKLNIKLPTINKQFRWFEIKKLVPTKIARLLTKGAKPQAPLIKKELLSNGYNIYRLIIPFEIEIKSFDIENIEENRVLSIDLSPSENRLAVATILEEKRHSKPIFFKAKRIIRKIDRIQKEIDKIEKKIDHIADDIHTTKSKNHKEKLQNRLKHLYQEQKRKQRKIKQIRKEILNIFTNWIIEYAINYNIKIIAIEKLSFKKIPNWQSSKAIKRFTEWFYGKIKDKLQYKAKLKGIRILEVPPSYTSQYCHKCNKKAEADRLTFKCECGKYDRDYNASVNIGKRAIRIINRIRAGKSKSGEYISKDTPARNPSRQGLASFTGLISVLPLTRLVAYSSLVEISAIKLKRLIKWIDTRNYGYG, encoded by the coding sequence ATTATGGTTTATGAAATTAAATATAAAACTACCAACAATAAATAAACAATTTAGATGGTTTGAGATAAAGAAATTAGTTCCAACAAAAATAGCAAGATTACTAACAAAAGGAGCAAAACCACAAGCACCATTAATAAAAAAAGAGTTGCTTTCAAATGGATATAACATATACAGATTAATCATTCCATTTGAAATAGAAATAAAATCCTTTGATATAGAGAATATAGAAGAAAACAGAGTATTATCAATAGACCTATCACCAAGTGAAAACAGGCTTGCAGTAGCAACAATATTAGAAGAGAAAAGACATTCAAAACCAATATTTTTTAAAGCAAAAAGAATAATAAGAAAAATAGACAGAATACAAAAAGAGATAGACAAAATAGAAAAGAAAATAGACCATATAGCAGATGATATACACACAACAAAAAGCAAAAATCATAAAGAAAAACTACAAAACAGATTAAAACATCTATACCAAGAACAAAAAAGAAAACAAAGAAAAATAAAACAAATCAGAAAAGAGATACTGAATATATTCACAAACTGGATAATAGAATATGCTATAAACTACAACATAAAGATAATAGCAATAGAGAAACTATCATTTAAAAAGATACCAAACTGGCAAAGCAGTAAAGCAATAAAAAGATTTACAGAATGGTTTTACGGCAAGATAAAAGATAAACTCCAATACAAAGCAAAACTAAAAGGTATAAGAATATTAGAAGTTCCACCATCATATACAAGCCAATATTGTCATAAATGCAATAAAAAAGCAGAAGCAGACAGATTAACATTTAAATGTGAATGTGGAAAATATGATAGAGATTACAATGCAAGTGTAAATATAGGAAAAAGAGCAATAAGAATAATAAATAGAATAAGAGCTGGCAAGTCAAAATCCGGAGAGTATATCTCAAAGGATACTCCTGCCAGAAATCCGTCTCGTCAGGGGCTTGCCAGTTTTACCGGTCTAATATCAGTATTACCATTAACCAGACTTGTAGCATACAGCAGTTTAGTAGAAATTTCAGCAATAAAACTCAAAAGACTAATCAAATGGATAGATACACGAAATTATGGATATGGATAG
- a CDS encoding PilZ domain-containing protein: MGRTEAMNIVDEFIEYLKKNKNIEAYTFFQEVPVKVKAEVLDIDEIRKQIELKVNEKFVFAIADEKEVYFNFKNEVLVSSAVYWDKDIVVIFFPKIALEPKTKRKTVRVKVSSKNPIKMELFFDENDSVCVFLNDISEDGVGFMVSHDIEQKLHIGKTYKAKLFLNGEYDILIEIRYLYKLKDDIYTVGAKIVEAPKNLPDKIAKYVAERQKEIIKLINEIKG, translated from the coding sequence ATGGGACGGACGGAAGCAATGAATATAGTAGATGAGTTTATAGAATATTTAAAGAAAAATAAAAATATAGAAGCATATACTTTTTTTCAGGAAGTACCTGTTAAAGTAAAAGCAGAAGTTTTAGATATAGATGAAATAAGAAAACAGATAGAGCTAAAAGTTAATGAAAAATTTGTTTTTGCAATAGCAGATGAAAAAGAAGTATATTTTAATTTTAAAAATGAAGTTCTTGTTTCTTCTGCAGTATATTGGGACAAAGATATTGTTGTTATTTTTTTTCCTAAGATAGCATTAGAACCAAAAACAAAAAGAAAAACCGTCAGAGTAAAAGTTTCATCTAAAAACCCTATAAAGATGGAGTTATTTTTTGATGAAAATGATTCTGTTTGTGTCTTTCTGAATGATATATCTGAAGATGGAGTCGGATTTATGGTTTCTCATGATATAGAACAGAAATTACATATAGGTAAAACATACAAAGCTAAGCTTTTTCTAAATGGAGAATACGATATTTTAATAGAAATTAGATATTTATATAAACTGAAAGATGATATATATACAGTTGGAGCAAAAATTGTGGAAGCTCCAAAGAATTTACCGGATAAAATAGCAAAATATGTTGCAGAAAGGCAAAAAGAGATTATAAAATTAATAAATGAGATAAAAGGTTAA
- a CDS encoding 7-carboxy-7-deazaguanine synthase QueE: MKLLKKDLNKEFKIVEIFRTVEGEGSWVGLPVVFIRLEGCNLRCPWCDTTYSYDGKSFKILDLDQILNEIKKYNIKRVCITGGEPFFTENLDILVNFLLENKYTVFIETNGTLFNENIDYNNKNLYIVCSPKPPSYFINPNLASYISEFKFVIDDFITLQNIKEVIKFNKNIILQPQSNLPDKVKKAIDLQDKLLSFGIESRVIPQCHKVLGLP; this comes from the coding sequence ATGAAATTGTTGAAGAAAGACCTCAATAAAGAATTTAAAATTGTAGAAATATTTAGAACAGTAGAGGGAGAAGGGAGCTGGGTAGGATTACCTGTTGTTTTTATAAGATTGGAAGGATGTAATCTGAGATGTCCTTGGTGCGATACAACATATTCTTACGATGGAAAAAGTTTCAAAATTTTAGATTTAGACCAAATACTTAATGAAATAAAAAAATATAATATCAAAAGGGTTTGTATAACCGGAGGAGAGCCATTTTTTACGGAAAATCTTGACATTCTTGTTAATTTTTTATTAGAAAATAAATACACAGTATTCATTGAGACAAATGGCACATTGTTTAATGAAAATATAGATTATAATAATAAAAATCTTTATATAGTCTGTTCTCCAAAACCACCTTCATATTTCATAAATCCAAATTTAGCTTCATATATCTCAGAATTTAAATTTGTTATAGATGATTTTATAACATTACAAAATATAAAAGAAGTAATAAAATTTAACAAAAATATAATTTTACAACCCCAAAGTAATCTTCCTGATAAAGTAAAAAAAGCTATAGATTTACAGGATAAATTATTATCTTTTGGTATAGAAAGCAGGGTCATCCCTCAATGCCATAAAGTTCTTGGATTACCTTAA
- the infB gene encoding translation initiation factor IF-2 has product MSKKKLKVSDLAKELNVKSKEIIEEIKRLTGEELKATSGLEDELVETIRDIFAKPVEEKKEPEKIEKKKEYQVFDVYHQLGLSLEELREKLKEIGYTKEVSNLDKIEEDIVNKVKSLVEEERKREEEEKRKLEEEKRRLEEEKKLEEQRKLEEQKRIEEELKKKEEEEKRKKEEEQKRLEEEKEKLEEEKRKEQEEAIVVEVVEEKREYRPRERFEKREKPERREFEKKERAEKKEFERKERFEKKPERKEFEKRERFERKERPEKKEFERKERFEKKPPKKEFEEKPERKFEKKPERKEEFTGYVQELLKEEKRVEKKETKEDRELRLAKEEREEREALRKLMETESKKKKKPKKEKKEKEEEIKEEEEIKIVSIPEIITVRELADLLNIPVNQILMDLLSRKILATVNQIIDPKIALEIAEAHGFLAEIKIEGEETEEEEKTLEIAEEEIQEEEENLVERPPIVTVMGHVDHGKTTLLDTIRKTDVASKEHGGITQHIGAYKIKLPNGKEITFLDTPGHEAFTTLRARGSKVADIAILVVAADDGVKPQTIEAINHAKNAKVPIIVAVNKIDKPGADPMRVRQQLTQYGLVPEEWGGDTIFVDISAKTGYNVETLLEMVLLVAEMLELKANPNRLAIGTVIESKLDPKRGAVATVLVQNGTLHIGDYFVAGYTWGKVKAMFNERGERVSKAPPSTPVEVLGFDEIPEAGDKFIAKETEREAKQLAEIRKQRREEELLAKKTRIHLENLSGQKEINLIIKTDVQGSAEALKKSIEDLAEKFPDITINIIHSGVGAITESDVMLAAASNAIIIGFNVRPDTGARKTAEEENVDIKIYNIIYNVIEDLEKALKGLLAPVQREVILGTAEVRQTFKVKSIGTIAGCYVTEGVIRRNALARVIRDGIVIYDGKIASLKRFKEDVKEVAKGFECGLTIENFNDIKVGDIIEAYEIVEERPQ; this is encoded by the coding sequence TTGAGTAAGAAAAAACTTAAAGTTTCGGATTTGGCAAAAGAGCTTAATGTTAAATCTAAGGAAATCATAGAAGAAATAAAAAGATTAACAGGAGAAGAGCTTAAAGCTACCAGTGGTTTAGAAGATGAACTTGTAGAAACAATAAGAGATATTTTTGCTAAACCGGTAGAGGAAAAGAAAGAGCCTGAAAAAATAGAAAAGAAAAAAGAATATCAAGTTTTTGATGTATATCACCAGCTTGGTCTTTCTCTTGAAGAATTAAGGGAAAAACTAAAAGAGATTGGTTATACAAAAGAAGTTTCTAATCTTGATAAAATAGAAGAAGATATAGTAAATAAAGTAAAATCTCTTGTAGAGGAAGAAAGGAAAAGGGAAGAAGAAGAAAAAAGAAAGTTAGAGGAAGAAAAAAGAAGATTAGAAGAAGAGAAAAAATTAGAAGAACAAAGAAAATTAGAAGAGCAAAAAAGAATTGAAGAAGAATTAAAGAAAAAAGAAGAGGAAGAAAAAAGAAAAAAAGAAGAAGAGCAAAAAAGATTAGAAGAAGAAAAGGAAAAATTAGAAGAAGAAAAAAGAAAAGAGCAAGAAGAAGCTATTGTTGTTGAAGTTGTAGAAGAAAAAAGAGAATATAGACCAAGAGAAAGATTTGAAAAAAGAGAAAAACCTGAAAGAAGAGAGTTTGAAAAGAAAGAAAGAGCAGAAAAAAAAGAGTTTGAAAGAAAAGAAAGATTTGAGAAAAAGCCTGAAAGAAAAGAGTTTGAGAAAAGAGAGAGATTTGAAAGAAAGGAAAGACCTGAAAAGAAGGAGTTTGAAAGAAAAGAAAGATTTGAGAAAAAACCTCCAAAAAAAGAGTTTGAAGAAAAACCAGAAAGAAAATTTGAGAAAAAACCAGAAAGAAAAGAAGAATTTACAGGATATGTTCAAGAGTTATTAAAAGAAGAAAAAAGAGTAGAAAAAAAGGAAACAAAAGAAGATAGAGAGTTAAGATTAGCAAAAGAAGAAAGAGAAGAGAGAGAAGCTTTAAGAAAATTAATGGAAACAGAATCTAAGAAGAAAAAGAAACCTAAGAAAGAGAAAAAAGAAAAAGAGGAAGAAATTAAGGAAGAAGAAGAAATTAAAATAGTTTCTATTCCTGAAATAATAACTGTAAGAGAACTTGCAGATTTATTAAATATTCCGGTTAATCAAATTTTAATGGATTTATTATCAAGAAAAATATTGGCTACTGTAAATCAGATAATAGACCCTAAGATAGCATTGGAGATTGCAGAAGCTCACGGATTTTTAGCAGAGATAAAAATAGAAGGTGAAGAAACAGAAGAAGAAGAGAAAACCTTAGAAATAGCGGAAGAAGAGATACAAGAGGAAGAAGAAAATTTAGTAGAAAGACCACCTATTGTAACTGTAATGGGACACGTTGACCATGGTAAAACAACATTACTTGATACAATCAGAAAAACCGATGTTGCATCAAAAGAACATGGTGGGATAACACAACATATAGGTGCTTATAAAATAAAATTACCAAATGGAAAAGAAATAACTTTCTTAGATACACCGGGACACGAAGCCTTTACTACATTAAGAGCAAGAGGTTCAAAAGTCGCAGATATTGCTATACTTGTTGTGGCAGCAGATGATGGTGTAAAACCACAAACAATTGAAGCTATTAACCACGCTAAAAACGCAAAAGTCCCTATAATTGTTGCCGTTAACAAGATAGATAAACCGGGTGCTGACCCGATGAGGGTTAGACAGCAACTTACCCAATACGGACTTGTGCCGGAAGAATGGGGTGGGGATACTATATTTGTAGATATATCTGCAAAAACCGGATACAATGTAGAAACTCTTCTTGAGATGGTTCTTCTTGTTGCAGAAATGCTTGAACTGAAAGCTAATCCTAATAGATTGGCTATTGGAACTGTTATAGAATCAAAATTAGACCCAAAAAGAGGAGCAGTTGCTACAGTTTTAGTTCAAAACGGAACATTGCATATAGGAGATTATTTTGTTGCAGGATATACATGGGGTAAAGTTAAAGCAATGTTTAATGAAAGAGGTGAGAGGGTAAGCAAGGCACCACCTTCTACTCCTGTTGAGGTTCTTGGTTTTGATGAAATACCCGAGGCAGGAGATAAATTCATAGCAAAAGAAACAGAAAGGGAAGCAAAACAGCTTGCGGAAATAAGAAAACAAAGAAGAGAAGAAGAACTTCTTGCAAAGAAAACAAGAATACATCTTGAAAATTTAAGTGGACAAAAAGAGATAAATCTTATTATAAAAACAGATGTTCAAGGTTCTGCAGAAGCTTTAAAGAAATCCATAGAAGATTTAGCAGAAAAATTCCCAGATATAACTATAAATATTATCCATAGTGGTGTTGGTGCTATTACTGAAAGTGATGTAATGCTTGCAGCAGCTTCAAATGCTATTATAATAGGCTTCAATGTAAGACCAGATACCGGTGCCAGAAAAACAGCAGAAGAGGAAAATGTAGATATAAAAATTTATAACATTATTTATAATGTAATAGAAGATTTAGAAAAAGCACTTAAAGGATTACTTGCACCGGTACAAAGAGAAGTAATACTTGGAACTGCAGAAGTAAGACAAACATTTAAAGTAAAATCTATTGGAACAATAGCCGGTTGTTATGTAACGGAAGGAGTAATAAGAAGAAATGCATTAGCAAGGGTTATAAGAGATGGAATTGTGATATATGATGGTAAAATAGCATCACTTAAAAGATTTAAGGAAGATGTAAAAGAAGTTGCCAAAGGCTTTGAATGTGGATTAACAATAGAAAACTTTAATGATATTAAAGTAGGTGATATTATAGAAGCTTATGAAATTGTTGAAGAAAGACCTCAATAA
- the nusA gene encoding transcription termination factor NusA — MPIKLKNVIETVAKEKNVPEEVIEKALKDGILLAVKKEFKYKDKDIKVIFDKENDELKVLVKKKITPFVEDERKEISLSEAKKIDPNAEVGKYVEVPLPLEDIGRIAVNVAREVISQKVSKVERDILYKEFKKLEGNIITGTVRRFEGNDIIVDLGRVEAVLPEEEQIPTEKYKIGDRIRALIFKVVNDDSYTLFDRENRKRLIKVSEPPLILLSRTHPNFLRKLLEIEVPEIQEGEIEIKAIAREPGERAKVAVYSHDKNIDPVGVVVGLKGQRIQNVSKELSGEKIDVIEWSEDPAKFILRAISPARAKRYRLLPKDKRIEIAVPKSELSLAIGKNGVNAKLAHKITGWHIDILSEEDFEKIQKLKTK, encoded by the coding sequence ATGCCGATAAAATTAAAAAATGTAATTGAAACAGTAGCAAAAGAAAAAAATGTGCCGGAAGAAGTTATAGAAAAAGCATTAAAAGATGGTATTTTACTTGCAGTTAAAAAAGAGTTTAAATATAAAGATAAAGATATAAAAGTTATATTTGACAAAGAAAATGATGAACTTAAAGTTTTAGTTAAGAAGAAAATTACTCCATTTGTAGAAGATGAAAGAAAAGAAATATCTTTATCAGAAGCAAAAAAGATAGACCCAAATGCAGAAGTAGGAAAATATGTTGAAGTTCCTCTTCCTTTAGAAGATATAGGAAGAATTGCAGTAAATGTTGCAAGAGAAGTTATATCTCAAAAAGTTTCAAAAGTAGAAAGGGATATTCTTTATAAAGAATTTAAAAAGCTGGAAGGAAATATTATTACCGGTACAGTAAGAAGATTTGAAGGAAATGATATTATAGTAGACCTTGGAAGGGTAGAAGCAGTTCTTCCGGAAGAAGAACAGATACCTACAGAAAAATACAAAATAGGAGACAGAATTAGGGCATTAATATTTAAGGTAGTAAATGATGATAGCTATACATTATTTGATAGAGAAAACAGAAAAAGATTGATAAAAGTTTCCGAACCACCTCTTATACTTTTATCCAGAACACATCCAAACTTTTTAAGAAAACTATTAGAAATAGAAGTTCCGGAAATACAGGAAGGAGAGATTGAGATAAAAGCTATAGCAAGAGAACCGGGAGAAAGGGCAAAAGTTGCAGTATATTCCCATGATAAAAATATAGACCCTGTAGGAGTTGTTGTAGGTTTAAAAGGACAAAGAATACAAAATGTATCAAAAGAGTTATCCGGAGAAAAGATTGATGTTATAGAATGGAGTGAAGACCCTGCTAAATTTATATTAAGAGCAATATCTCCTGCAAGAGCAAAAAGATACAGATTATTACCAAAAGATAAAAGAATTGAGATTGCAGTGCCAAAAAGTGAGTTGTCTCTTGCAATAGGAAAAAATGGTGTTAATGCAAAGCTTGCTCATAAAATAACAGGATGGCATATAGATATATTAAGTGAAGAAGATTTTGAAAAAATACAGAAATTAAAAACAAAGTGA
- the rimP gene encoding ribosome maturation factor RimP, with product MEIVEKVKELVIPILEEKGLKLVDIELNKGKRPILRVYIYNPEGTSIDDCEWVSKRLGALLDVEDLIPTSYTLEISSPGLDRKLKNKEEFNIFKGRDIVIKTKEPIEEKKVFRGVLEGLEDENVVLNQDDNKIKIPFENISQAKLEF from the coding sequence ATGGAAATTGTTGAAAAAGTAAAAGAGCTTGTTATTCCTATTTTGGAAGAAAAAGGTTTGAAGCTTGTTGATATTGAGTTAAATAAAGGGAAAAGACCTATACTCCGTGTATATATTTATAATCCAGAAGGAACATCTATAGATGATTGTGAATGGGTAAGCAAAAGACTTGGAGCATTACTTGATGTAGAAGATTTAATACCAACCTCTTATACATTGGAAATATCTTCACCGGGACTTGATAGAAAACTTAAAAATAAAGAAGAATTTAATATATTTAAAGGAAGGGATATAGTAATAAAAACAAAAGAACCGATAGAAGAAAAAAAAGTATTTAGGGGAGTATTGGAAGGCTTAGAAGATGAAAATGTGGTTTTAAATCAAGATGACAATAAAATAAAAATACCTTTTGAAAATATATCACAAGCAAAATTGGAGTTTTGA
- the frr gene encoding ribosome recycling factor: MIEEILKDAEKRMKAAVSKYKEELAGIRTGRASTGLVENIKVDYYGSELPIKQLATISIPEPSVILIQSWDKSAVKLIEKALIEANLGANPQTEGNVIRLNLPPMTEERRREVVKLIHKFAEEARIAVRNVRRDDKEKIEKLKKEGVSEDEVKKALDKLQKLTDKYIEEINNLTESKEKEILSL; this comes from the coding sequence ATGATAGAGGAAATACTAAAAGATGCAGAAAAAAGAATGAAAGCGGCAGTATCAAAATATAAAGAAGAGCTTGCAGGAATAAGAACAGGAAGAGCTTCTACCGGTCTTGTTGAAAATATAAAAGTAGATTATTATGGCTCAGAACTTCCTATAAAACAGCTTGCAACTATCTCAATACCGGAACCATCTGTTATATTAATTCAGTCCTGGGATAAATCAGCAGTAAAATTGATAGAAAAAGCATTGATAGAAGCAAATCTCGGAGCCAATCCACAAACAGAAGGAAATGTAATAAGATTAAATCTTCCACCTATGACAGAAGAAAGAAGAAGAGAAGTAGTTAAATTAATCCATAAATTTGCAGAAGAAGCAAGAATAGCTGTTAGAAATGTAAGAAGAGATGACAAAGAAAAAATAGAAAAACTTAAAAAAGAAGGTGTTTCTGAAGACGAAGTAAAAAAAGCCTTAGATAAATTACAAAAATTAACCGACAAATATATAGAAGAAATCAACAACCTCACCGAGTCAAAAGAGAAGGAGATTCTCTCCCTCTAA
- the pyrH gene encoding UMP kinase, with protein sequence MALKYKRILLKLSGEALMGNLEYGIDPDFVNELCDEIKDIYEIGVQVAIVIGGGNIFRGVQGTKVGMDRATADYMGMLATVMNALALQDVLEKKEVPTRVMTAIEMRQIAEPYIRRRAIRHLEKGRVVIFAAGTGSPFFTTDTTGALRAAEIKADVLIKATKVDGIYDKDPNKYLDAKLLKEVKYLDAINQDLRVMDHTALTLCMENNLPIAVFNIKERGNLRKFVFGEEIGSIVKN encoded by the coding sequence TTGGCTTTAAAATATAAAAGAATTTTACTTAAATTATCAGGCGAAGCATTGATGGGCAATCTCGAATACGGGATTGACCCTGATTTTGTTAATGAGTTATGTGATGAAATTAAAGATATATATGAGATAGGCGTTCAGGTAGCTATTGTTATTGGCGGTGGTAATATATTTAGAGGAGTTCAGGGAACAAAAGTTGGTATGGATAGGGCTACTGCAGATTATATGGGAATGCTTGCAACTGTAATGAATGCCCTTGCACTTCAAGATGTGCTTGAAAAAAAAGAGGTTCCAACAAGGGTAATGACAGCAATAGAGATGAGGCAGATTGCAGAACCTTATATAAGAAGAAGAGCAATCAGGCATCTTGAAAAAGGCAGAGTTGTAATATTTGCAGCCGGAACAGGAAGTCCATTTTTTACAACTGATACAACAGGAGCATTAAGAGCAGCAGAAATAAAAGCAGATGTTCTTATAAAAGCAACAAAAGTTGATGGCATATATGATAAAGACCCAAATAAATATCTGGATGCTAAGCTACTTAAAGAAGTAAAATATCTTGATGCAATTAATCAGGATTTAAGGGTAATGGATCATACAGCCTTAACATTATGTATGGAAAATAATTTACCAATAGCTGTTTTTAATATAAAAGAAAGAGGAAATTTAAGAAAATTCGTTTTCGGTGAAGAAATAGGCTCTATAGTGAAAAATTAA
- the tsf gene encoding translation elongation factor Ts, whose protein sequence is MAIDANLVKTLREMTGAGMLECKKALEETNGNLEEAVELLRKKGIAKAAKKAGRETKEGLIHSYIHAGGRIGVLLEINCETDFVARNELFKELANEIALQIAAMRPQYVKREDIPREVIEKEGEIAREAAMAEGKPAHIAEKIAEGKLEKFFKEVCLLEQPYIKDEKKTIEDLIKEYIAKIGENIQVRRFCRYELGE, encoded by the coding sequence ATGGCAATAGATGCAAACTTAGTTAAAACTTTAAGAGAGATGACCGGTGCAGGAATGCTTGAATGCAAAAAAGCATTAGAAGAAACAAACGGAAATCTTGAAGAAGCAGTTGAATTACTTAGAAAAAAAGGAATAGCAAAAGCTGCAAAAAAAGCAGGTAGAGAAACAAAAGAAGGTTTAATCCATTCTTACATACATGCAGGTGGAAGAATAGGAGTTTTACTTGAAATAAATTGTGAAACTGATTTTGTTGCAAGAAATGAGTTATTTAAAGAGCTTGCAAATGAAATAGCACTTCAAATTGCAGCAATGAGACCTCAATATGTTAAAAGAGAAGATATACCGAGAGAAGTAATAGAAAAAGAAGGAGAAATTGCAAGAGAAGCTGCAATGGCAGAAGGAAAGCCGGCACATATTGCAGAAAAAATAGCAGAAGGAAAGCTTGAAAAATTTTTCAAAGAAGTTTGCTTACTTGAACAACCTTATATAAAAGATGAGAAAAAAACGATAGAAGATTTGATAAAAGAATATATTGCAAAAATAGGAGAAAATATTCAGGTAAGAAGATTTTGTAGATATGAACTCGGAGAGTAA
- the rpsB gene encoding 30S ribosomal protein S2 yields the protein MTVEISMRELLEAGVHFGHQARRWNPKMKPYIFTKRNGIHIIDLAKTIPLFRQALDFVSEQVANGATVLFVGTKKQAQAIIEEEAKRCGSPYVNHRWLGGMLTNFQTVQKSIAKLRKLERMEAEGAFEILPKKEVVKIKKQKEKLEKNLKGIIDMDRLPDILFVVDTVREHLALVEARKLGIPVVAIADTNCDPDMIDYPIPGNDDAIKAIQLITSKIADAIIEGKQVRESTGLAVSSGEMKSVEEELLERANVVESGVYGARNPSKEEAIERAVDKEIKEEV from the coding sequence ATGACAGTAGAAATCAGTATGAGAGAACTCCTTGAAGCAGGAGTGCATTTCGGGCATCAGGCAAGAAGATGGAACCCGAAAATGAAGCCGTATATCTTTACAAAAAGAAACGGCATTCATATCATTGACCTTGCTAAAACTATACCACTTTTCAGACAGGCTCTTGATTTTGTATCAGAACAAGTGGCTAATGGAGCTACAGTTTTATTTGTAGGAACAAAAAAACAAGCTCAGGCAATAATTGAAGAAGAAGCTAAAAGGTGTGGCTCTCCTTATGTAAATCACAGATGGCTTGGTGGAATGCTTACAAACTTCCAAACAGTTCAAAAAAGTATAGCAAAATTAAGAAAACTTGAAAGAATGGAAGCTGAAGGGGCTTTTGAAATACTTCCTAAGAAAGAAGTAGTAAAGATAAAAAAACAAAAAGAAAAACTTGAAAAGAATTTAAAAGGTATCATTGATATGGATAGATTGCCAGATATCCTTTTTGTTGTTGATACAGTTAGAGAACATCTTGCATTGGTAGAAGCAAGAAAGCTTGGAATTCCGGTTGTAGCGATAGCAGATACAAACTGCGACCCAGATATGATAGATTATCCTATACCAGGGAATGATGATGCAATTAAAGCTATCCAATTGATTACGTCAAAAATAGCAGATGCTATCATAGAAGGAAAACAAGTAAGAGAATCTACAGGTTTAGCAGTATCTTCCGGTGAAATGAAATCTGTAGAGGAAGAGTTGCTTGAAAGAGCTAATGTAGTTGAATCAGGTGTATATGGAGCAAGAAATCCTTCTAAGGAAGAAGCTATAGAAAGAGCTGTAGATAAAGAAATTAAAGAAGAAGTTTAA
- a CDS encoding LptF/LptG family permease, with the protein MKKLYIYLYQRLLFYILVVFPSFAFVSIFIELIEILRKTKILDYKLISLYILFKIPEKIYYILPLSVVISLFLTINEMYKKREIDIILINGISLKNLSYRFILFSIFVFFVQLINLEAVMSPAQKNSMLIYSKLKSEDITEEKNLLVYNLWLSYDENKFIYFDFLDLDKKSGKNFIFIQLDKDFKPVYKIESSSFNIKENDKIEVENAKFIKINSIYDFQIENITKSTLFISLDIDKIKKLVITKKPVSLSELYKIATIAQRYGYEALYYWSQFYLKLATVISPIILTIFILPFLWRNNIREITVGMIFVLFYWYIITFFSSLSESGVIPHFAIFTVDFAYAIIGFYRLFRLEN; encoded by the coding sequence ATGAAGAAATTATATATATACCTGTATCAAAGGCTATTATTTTATATATTAGTAGTGTTTCCTTCTTTTGCTTTCGTTTCAATTTTTATAGAATTGATAGAGATACTTAGAAAAACAAAAATTTTAGATTATAAATTAATTTCTTTATATATTTTATTTAAAATTCCGGAAAAAATTTATTATATTTTGCCTTTATCTGTGGTTATCTCTTTATTTTTGACAATAAATGAGATGTATAAAAAAAGAGAAATAGATATTATTTTAATAAATGGCATATCTTTGAAAAATCTATCTTATAGATTTATACTATTTTCAATTTTTGTATTTTTTGTCCAATTGATAAATCTTGAAGCAGTTATGTCACCGGCTCAAAAAAATTCTATGCTTATATACTCAAAATTAAAATCAGAAGATATAACAGAAGAAAAAAATCTATTAGTTTATAATTTGTGGCTTAGTTATGATGAAAATAAATTTATATATTTTGATTTTTTAGATTTAGATAAAAAATCCGGTAAAAATTTTATATTTATTCAGCTTGATAAAGATTTTAAACCGGTATATAAAATAGAAAGCTCATCTTTTAATATTAAAGAAAATGATAAAATAGAAGTAGAAAATGCTAAATTTATAAAAATAAACAGCATTTATGATTTTCAGATTGAAAATATCACAAAAAGCACATTATTTATATCTTTGGATATAGATAAAATAAAAAAATTAGTGATAACAAAAAAACCTGTTTCTTTGTCAGAACTTTACAAAATAGCAACTATTGCCCAAAGATATGGATATGAAGCATTATATTACTGGTCTCAGTTTTATTTAAAGTTAGCAACCGTAATATCTCCTATTATTCTTACTATCTTTATACTTCCATTTTTATGGAGAAATAATATTAGAGAGATTACTGTTGGAATGATATTTGTATTATTTTACTGGTATATCATAACTTTTTTCTCATCTCTTTCAGAAAGTGGTGTTATTCCGCATTTTGCCATATTTACAGTAGATTTTGCTTATGCCATAATAGGATTTTATAGATTATTCCGGTTAGAAAATTAA